In one window of Henckelia pumila isolate YLH828 chromosome 1, ASM3356847v2, whole genome shotgun sequence DNA:
- the LOC140891922 gene encoding branched-chain-amino-acid aminotransferase 2, chloroplastic isoform X1, with translation MMQSFPRFFPMHVAEIFGSKIGAGYFTTQAASIASQLCEPYSPNHDEVVDIDWENLGFGLMPTDYMYTMKCGKDEQFKQGQLSRYGNIELSPSAGVLNYGQGLFEGTKAYRREDGGIFLFRPQENAIRMQIGAERMCMPSPSIHQFVDAVKETALSNRRWIPPAGKGSLYIRPLLIGSGAVLGLAPSPEYSFLVYASPVGNYFKEGTAPLKLYVEDEFHRATRGGAGGVKSITNYAPVLRAIRRARDRGFSDVLYLNSVNKRDIEEVSSCNVFMVKDNTLSTPATSGTILEGVTRKSIMDVASDLGYQVEERPITIEELLEADEVFCTGTAVGVAPVGSITYKGNMIEYKGKDELVCRKLYSRLVGIQKGIVEDKRGWIVEID, from the exons ATGATGCAGAGTTTCCCGAGGTTTTTTCCGATGCATGTTGCAGAAATTTTTGGATCAAAG ATTGGAGCAGGCTATTTCACAACGCAGGCTGCATCCATTGCATCACAATTATGTGAACCATACag CCCAAATCACGATGAAGTAGTTGATATCGACTGGGAGAATCTGGGGTTTGGATTGATGCCTACGGACTACATGTACACGATGAAGTGTGGGAAAGATGAGCAGTTCAAGCAAGGCCAGCTGAGCCGCTATGGGAACATCGAATTGAGCCCGTCTGCTGGGGTCTTGAACTATGGCCAG GGGCTGTTTGAAGGTACAAAAGCCTACAGAAGAGAAGATGGAGGAATCTTTCTCTTCCGTCCGCAGGAGAATGCGATCCGCATGCAGATTGGCGCAGAAAGAATGTGCATGCCTTCCCCTTCGATCCACCAATTCGTCGATGCTGTTAAGGAAACTGCTCTTTCCAACCGGCGATGG ATTCCTCCGGCGGGGAAAGGGTCTTTGTATATCAGGCCTCTGCTCATTGGAAGTGGAGCCGTGCTGGGTTTAGCGCCGTCGCCTGAGTACAGTTTTCTTGTGTATGCTTCCCCTGTTGGGAACTATTTTAAG GAGGGCACGGCGCCATTGAAATTGTATGTTGAAGATGAGTTCCATCGAGCAACACGCGGTGGAGCTGGAGGTGTTAAAAGCATTACCAACTATGCTCCG GTTTTGAGAGCTATTCGCCGAGCAAGAGACAGAGGCTTCTCTGATGTCTTATACCTCAATTCAGTGAATAAGAGGGATATTGAAGAGGTCTCTTCATGTAATGTGTTCATGGTGAAG GACAATACTCTTTCCACCCCAGCAACTAGTGGGACTATTCTTGAAGGCGTGACGCGTAAAAGCATCATGGATGTTGCATCTGATCTCGGTTACCAG GTTGAGGAGCGTCCCATTACAATCGAAGAGTTGCTAGAAGCCGATGAAGTATTCTGCACAGGAACTGCAGTTGGAGTTGCTCCTGTAGGAAGCATAACTTACAAGGGTAACAT gATTGAATACAAGGGGAAAGATGAACTCGTGTGCCGGAAACTGTATTCGAGACTCGTCGGGATCCAGAAAGGCATTGTTGAAGACAAAAGAGGATGGATTGTTGAAATTGATTGA
- the LOC140891922 gene encoding branched-chain-amino-acid aminotransferase 2, chloroplastic isoform X2, with protein MLQKFLDQSPNHDEVVDIDWENLGFGLMPTDYMYTMKCGKDEQFKQGQLSRYGNIELSPSAGVLNYGQGLFEGTKAYRREDGGIFLFRPQENAIRMQIGAERMCMPSPSIHQFVDAVKETALSNRRWIPPAGKGSLYIRPLLIGSGAVLGLAPSPEYSFLVYASPVGNYFKEGTAPLKLYVEDEFHRATRGGAGGVKSITNYAPVLRAIRRARDRGFSDVLYLNSVNKRDIEEVSSCNVFMVKDNTLSTPATSGTILEGVTRKSIMDVASDLGYQVEERPITIEELLEADEVFCTGTAVGVAPVGSITYKGNMIEYKGKDELVCRKLYSRLVGIQKGIVEDKRGWIVEID; from the exons ATGTTGCAGAAATTTTTGGATCAAAG CCCAAATCACGATGAAGTAGTTGATATCGACTGGGAGAATCTGGGGTTTGGATTGATGCCTACGGACTACATGTACACGATGAAGTGTGGGAAAGATGAGCAGTTCAAGCAAGGCCAGCTGAGCCGCTATGGGAACATCGAATTGAGCCCGTCTGCTGGGGTCTTGAACTATGGCCAG GGGCTGTTTGAAGGTACAAAAGCCTACAGAAGAGAAGATGGAGGAATCTTTCTCTTCCGTCCGCAGGAGAATGCGATCCGCATGCAGATTGGCGCAGAAAGAATGTGCATGCCTTCCCCTTCGATCCACCAATTCGTCGATGCTGTTAAGGAAACTGCTCTTTCCAACCGGCGATGG ATTCCTCCGGCGGGGAAAGGGTCTTTGTATATCAGGCCTCTGCTCATTGGAAGTGGAGCCGTGCTGGGTTTAGCGCCGTCGCCTGAGTACAGTTTTCTTGTGTATGCTTCCCCTGTTGGGAACTATTTTAAG GAGGGCACGGCGCCATTGAAATTGTATGTTGAAGATGAGTTCCATCGAGCAACACGCGGTGGAGCTGGAGGTGTTAAAAGCATTACCAACTATGCTCCG GTTTTGAGAGCTATTCGCCGAGCAAGAGACAGAGGCTTCTCTGATGTCTTATACCTCAATTCAGTGAATAAGAGGGATATTGAAGAGGTCTCTTCATGTAATGTGTTCATGGTGAAG GACAATACTCTTTCCACCCCAGCAACTAGTGGGACTATTCTTGAAGGCGTGACGCGTAAAAGCATCATGGATGTTGCATCTGATCTCGGTTACCAG GTTGAGGAGCGTCCCATTACAATCGAAGAGTTGCTAGAAGCCGATGAAGTATTCTGCACAGGAACTGCAGTTGGAGTTGCTCCTGTAGGAAGCATAACTTACAAGGGTAACAT gATTGAATACAAGGGGAAAGATGAACTCGTGTGCCGGAAACTGTATTCGAGACTCGTCGGGATCCAGAAAGGCATTGTTGAAGACAAAAGAGGATGGATTGTTGAAATTGATTGA
- the LOC140883718 gene encoding probable pectin methylesterase CGR3 isoform X2: MLQKLCRFAMNDVSSRSQICDCLIFSLFQGTSGANKILTRVEGDFSCTSEVQRTIPILKTAYGDSMHRVLHVGPDSCSVVSRLLREKDTEAWGVEPYDIEDADHTCKSLVHKGFVRVADIKFPLPYRAKSFSLVIVSDALDYLSPRYLNKTLPELAKVAADGLVIFTGYPHHGKVKIADKAKYGGSAKLRSSTWWTRYFVQTSLEENAAIVKKFEQAATKRSYTPNCQIFHLNSYS, encoded by the exons ATGCTGCAAAAACTGTGTCGGTTTGCTATGAATGATGTGTCTAGTCGGTCTCAGATATGTGATTGCCTTATATTTTCCTTATTCCAGG GTACTTCTGGAGCCAATAAAATCCTCACTCGGGTTGAAG GTGATTTCTCATGTACTTCAGAAGTTCAGCGCACAATTCCCATTTTGAAAACAGCATATGGAGACAGCATGCACAGGGTGTTGCATGTTGGCCCCGACAGTTGTTCTGTGGTTTCAAGATTGTTGAGAGAGAAAGACACTGAAGCTTGGGGAGTGGAACCTTATGATATAGAGGATGCTGACCACACTTGCAAGAGTTTGGTGCACAAAGGCTTTGTCCGGGTGGCCGACATCAAGTTCCCTCTTCCCTACAGAGCAAAATCATTTTCTCTGGTTATAGTCTCAGATGCATTGGACTACTTGTCCCCAAGGTATCTCAACAAGACTCTTCCTGAATTAGCAAAGGTAGCAGCAGATGGCCTAGTCATTTTCACAG GATATCCTCATCACGGCAAAGTGAAAATTGCTGATAAAGCCAAATACGGGGGATCT GCTAAATTGAGGAGCTCGACTTGGTGGACTCGATATTTTGTTCAGACAAGCTTAGAGGAGAATGCAGCTATCGTCAAAAAGTTTGAGCAAGCTGCCACAAAGAGATCTTATACTCCTAACTGTCAAATTTTCCATCTGAATTCGTACAGTTAA
- the LOC140883718 gene encoding probable pectin methylesterase CGR2 isoform X1: MAMAMARRPVNPSRRVSESGASTFASSLRSRSRSPPFLLSALILGGFLLIGYFYRDQGTSGANKILTRVEGDFSCTSEVQRTIPILKTAYGDSMHRVLHVGPDSCSVVSRLLREKDTEAWGVEPYDIEDADHTCKSLVHKGFVRVADIKFPLPYRAKSFSLVIVSDALDYLSPRYLNKTLPELAKVAADGLVIFTGYPHHGKVKIADKAKYGGSAKLRSSTWWTRYFVQTSLEENAAIVKKFEQAATKRSYTPNCQIFHLNSYS, encoded by the exons ATGGCCATGGCAATGGCGAGAAGGCCAGTAAATCCGTCTCGACGCGTATCTGAAAGCGGGGCATCTACATTTGCGTCTTCGCTTCGGTCAAGATCTCGTTCTCCCCCATTTTTACTGTCCGCTCTTATTCTG GGCGGATTTCTTCTAATAGGTTATTTCTATCGCGATCAag GTACTTCTGGAGCCAATAAAATCCTCACTCGGGTTGAAG GTGATTTCTCATGTACTTCAGAAGTTCAGCGCACAATTCCCATTTTGAAAACAGCATATGGAGACAGCATGCACAGGGTGTTGCATGTTGGCCCCGACAGTTGTTCTGTGGTTTCAAGATTGTTGAGAGAGAAAGACACTGAAGCTTGGGGAGTGGAACCTTATGATATAGAGGATGCTGACCACACTTGCAAGAGTTTGGTGCACAAAGGCTTTGTCCGGGTGGCCGACATCAAGTTCCCTCTTCCCTACAGAGCAAAATCATTTTCTCTGGTTATAGTCTCAGATGCATTGGACTACTTGTCCCCAAGGTATCTCAACAAGACTCTTCCTGAATTAGCAAAGGTAGCAGCAGATGGCCTAGTCATTTTCACAG GATATCCTCATCACGGCAAAGTGAAAATTGCTGATAAAGCCAAATACGGGGGATCT GCTAAATTGAGGAGCTCGACTTGGTGGACTCGATATTTTGTTCAGACAAGCTTAGAGGAGAATGCAGCTATCGTCAAAAAGTTTGAGCAAGCTGCCACAAAGAGATCTTATACTCCTAACTGTCAAATTTTCCATCTGAATTCGTACAGTTAA